The Staphylothermus marinus F1 genome has a segment encoding these proteins:
- a CDS encoding ketopantoate reductase family protein produces MQYYDLCVIGGGSIGGIIAYYSFRGGITNIPVYYRSIESVEAIMKNGGLTIKYGDKEYLVPIIPVHYTKPIGKCRFIINTVKAYNVKDTINLMHKITSEDSLILMLQNGFGSLELVEEKIFNRYIAGGVVFIGAERINKYYIVHHGGRTIIAGSRRGFTSKLLELMNILNRGGCDFRVTSNIDLYRWIKLGVNAVINPLTAITRSKNKIVLTRYGRILAEEIIDELIIAAEKHGFKLDKERLLTTIFRGSENTSENYSSMAQDVINNMPTEIDYINGFIAKHVGEKSVNGVITRIVHLIEESYMKNNYNKS; encoded by the coding sequence TTGCAGTATTATGATCTATGCGTTATTGGAGGAGGAAGCATAGGGGGGATAATAGCTTATTATTCTTTTAGGGGAGGAATAACTAATATACCAGTATATTATCGAAGCATTGAAAGTGTCGAAGCAATAATGAAGAATGGAGGCTTAACAATTAAATATGGTGATAAAGAATATCTCGTACCCATAATTCCTGTCCACTATACAAAACCTATTGGTAAATGCAGATTCATAATAAATACTGTGAAAGCATATAATGTCAAAGACACAATTAACTTAATGCATAAGATAACTAGTGAAGACTCATTAATCTTAATGTTACAAAACGGTTTCGGCAGCTTGGAATTAGTTGAAGAAAAAATATTTAACCGATACATTGCTGGAGGAGTAGTGTTCATCGGAGCTGAACGAATAAATAAATACTATATAGTTCACCATGGCGGTAGAACAATTATCGCGGGAAGTAGGAGAGGATTCACATCTAAGTTATTAGAGCTAATGAATATTCTTAATAGGGGAGGATGCGATTTCCGAGTAACATCAAATATAGATTTATACAGATGGATAAAGCTTGGAGTAAATGCTGTTATTAATCCATTAACTGCAATAACACGTTCTAAGAACAAAATAGTTCTAACACGGTATGGGAGAATACTTGCAGAAGAAATAATTGATGAACTAATTATTGCTGCGGAGAAACATGGTTTCAAACTTGATAAGGAAAGGCTTCTAACAACTATTTTTAGAGGATCAGAGAATACTTCGGAAAACTATTCAAGTATGGCACAAGATGTAATCAATAATATGCCTACGGAGATAGATTATATTAATGGATTCATAGCTAAACATGTAGGGGAGAAATCGGTTAATGGAGTTATAACACGTATTGTTCACTTAATAGAGGAATCCTATATGAAGAATAATTATAATAAATCATAA
- a CDS encoding thiamine-phosphate synthase family protein produces MLLQEIAARIIIPPLKGLLVHSLSKEGFSQRRIAKLLGITQPQVHKYLSKPEEYYYNLLLSHGFDLDKITSYLNIILYTALKEEQIKLVLLMSSIVNELSMEYLCRIKHGAKDYCRDTIIVDPFIEHYRSFVSTLLSKYNLSRLIPEVGSNIVFSPHKPRDISDIIGLSGRILRVGGGIKAVGEPIYGGSRHLSRILLIATKYNEKYRAAMNIVYDKLILDKLANKNYKVTESGPHKTLEEFWSDIEKALREKPQIIGDKGGYGLEPVIYIFAENLSELEEIIQIILYD; encoded by the coding sequence TTGTTACTTCAGGAAATAGCGGCTAGAATAATTATACCGCCACTAAAAGGATTGCTAGTTCATTCTCTCTCAAAAGAAGGGTTTAGCCAAAGAAGAATAGCTAAACTACTAGGAATAACTCAGCCCCAAGTACATAAGTATTTGAGTAAACCTGAAGAGTACTATTATAATCTCCTATTATCTCATGGATTCGACCTCGATAAAATAACCAGTTATTTAAACATAATATTATATACTGCTTTAAAAGAGGAACAGATAAAACTAGTTCTATTGATGAGCAGTATTGTAAACGAGTTATCCATGGAGTATTTGTGCCGGATAAAACATGGTGCAAAAGATTATTGCCGCGACACAATAATTGTTGATCCATTCATAGAACATTATAGATCATTTGTATCAACGTTGTTATCAAAATACAACTTATCTAGACTAATACCAGAAGTCGGCTCCAACATAGTGTTTTCTCCACATAAACCAAGAGATATAAGTGATATAATCGGGTTATCCGGCAGAATACTAAGAGTCGGCGGAGGAATCAAAGCTGTTGGGGAACCAATATATGGTGGTAGCAGGCATTTATCACGAATCCTACTCATCGCTACAAAGTATAATGAGAAATATAGAGCCGCAATGAATATTGTATATGATAAACTAATACTGGATAAACTCGCCAACAAAAACTATAAAGTAACAGAGTCTGGACCACATAAAACACTGGAAGAATTCTGGTCAGACATCGAGAAGGCACTCAGAGAAAAACCCCAGATTATAGGGGATAAGGGCGGATATGGTTTAGAACCCGTTATATATATTTTTGCCGAGAATCTTTCCGAACTAGAGGAAATAATACAGATAATCTTATATGATTAA
- a CDS encoding ABC transporter ATP-binding protein: MSDYRLQVIDLHKIYNNKVYAVKGISFNIKPGEIFGLIGPNGAGKTTTLRIIAGLLKPTRGKVLFEGVNLHENIDIAKKNISYLPEEAGVYSRLTGYEHLKLYAMLYEVEDIEEMIKYGAELSGLEDKLRERAETYSKGMKRRLLLALVLMRKPAMAILDEPTSGLDVYASVKVRQMIKEYVKETNSSVLLSSHNMLEVEYLCDRVAFIYQGKIFVEGTPKEIKDLYGADNLEEAFVKAVEETRK, translated from the coding sequence TTGAGTGATTATAGGCTCCAAGTAATTGATCTACATAAGATCTATAATAATAAAGTATATGCTGTTAAAGGAATAAGTTTCAATATTAAACCAGGCGAAATATTTGGATTAATAGGTCCTAATGGAGCAGGAAAAACAACAACACTCCGAATAATAGCTGGCTTATTAAAACCTACAAGGGGAAAAGTATTATTTGAAGGAGTAAACCTGCATGAAAACATAGATATAGCTAAGAAAAATATAAGCTATCTTCCCGAAGAAGCAGGGGTTTATTCTAGGTTAACAGGTTATGAACACTTAAAACTATATGCTATGCTCTACGAAGTAGAAGACATAGAGGAAATGATCAAATATGGTGCTGAACTTAGTGGTTTAGAAGATAAATTAAGAGAGAGAGCTGAAACATATAGTAAAGGTATGAAGCGCAGACTACTGCTAGCTCTAGTATTGATGAGGAAACCGGCTATGGCCATACTTGATGAGCCAACTAGTGGATTAGACGTCTACGCATCTGTAAAAGTTAGGCAGATGATAAAGGAATATGTTAAAGAAACAAATTCATCGGTATTGCTCAGTAGTCATAATATGTTAGAAGTTGAATACCTATGTGATAGAGTCGCATTTATTTATCAAGGCAAAATATTTGTTGAAGGAACACCGAAGGAGATAAAAGATCTATATGGTGCTGATAACTTAGAAGAAGCATTCGTAAAAGCAGTAGAGGAAACCAGGAAATGA
- a CDS encoding ABC transporter permease has protein sequence MRTTYFIRVLMWKELTDLIRDRKTLFTSILLPLIMLPLIGLLGVALVTQQPVLIAIIDLDNSSYHNDYLNITYNSSWVVSNLTNVLSRYGYNYTISSNESIVKNPKIDLAVVIPEGFAKNSTLLNTTARIIIYRKAGVQAAERAEATVNGVIYYLSIRLSDEKINSLSRILNITIVPQALRNPIQTRTEVVTITGVPAQPGFELKATFARILVLALSFVVTPAASYVIDGIVGERERKTMELLISSPAPLNSIIYSKMIAATILGLITAVADALGLVAYMFLLSIASGVGLGLIVDPMLLLIHSITAFFTILATITIALPFITRTKGIRSASNIAGIVTTIGIVFFFTGFFVDYIRLPSEILYPLYIVPYVHSILVIQSYMLGYVLRSIIHISVLAIVSIGLLVLATKTINTEKLLIAQS, from the coding sequence ATGAGGACCACATATTTTATAAGAGTACTTATGTGGAAAGAACTCACAGACCTAATTAGGGATAGGAAAACATTGTTTACAAGCATACTTCTACCATTAATAATGCTTCCCCTAATCGGATTACTAGGCGTAGCACTAGTTACACAACAACCAGTTCTAATAGCAATAATTGATCTTGATAATTCGAGTTATCATAATGACTACTTAAATATAACATATAATTCATCATGGGTCGTCTCTAATCTAACCAATGTCTTATCTCGTTATGGATACAACTATACTATTTCCAGTAATGAAAGCATAGTTAAGAATCCAAAAATAGACTTAGCAGTTGTTATACCGGAGGGTTTCGCTAAAAACTCCACATTACTAAATACTACTGCTAGAATAATTATTTATAGGAAAGCAGGTGTTCAAGCAGCTGAGAGAGCTGAAGCAACTGTTAATGGTGTCATATATTATTTATCCATAAGGTTATCTGATGAAAAGATCAATTCATTGTCTAGAATACTAAATATTACAATTGTACCACAAGCTCTTAGAAACCCTATACAAACCAGGACTGAAGTTGTCACAATAACCGGTGTTCCAGCACAACCAGGATTCGAATTAAAAGCTACCTTTGCAAGAATACTTGTTTTAGCCCTTAGCTTCGTGGTGACTCCAGCTGCATCATACGTTATAGATGGTATAGTTGGTGAGAGGGAGAGAAAAACCATGGAACTACTTATATCGAGCCCTGCCCCCCTTAATTCAATTATTTATTCTAAAATGATTGCTGCTACAATTCTTGGGTTAATAACGGCTGTTGCTGATGCTTTGGGATTAGTAGCTTATATGTTCTTATTGAGTATTGCTTCAGGAGTTGGTCTTGGCTTAATAGTTGATCCTATGCTTTTACTAATACATTCCATAACGGCTTTCTTCACAATATTAGCAACTATAACTATAGCATTACCCTTCATTACTAGAACCAAGGGTATACGGAGTGCATCAAATATTGCTGGAATAGTGACAACTATTGGGATAGTATTCTTCTTTACAGGCTTCTTCGTAGACTATATAAGGCTTCCTTCAGAGATACTTTATCCATTATATATAGTTCCATATGTTCATAGCATACTAGTTATACAATCATATATGCTCGGATATGTTTTGAGATCAATTATTCATATAAGTGTATTAGCAATTGTTAGCATAGGATTACTAGTATTAG